One region of Camelina sativa cultivar DH55 chromosome 6, Cs, whole genome shotgun sequence genomic DNA includes:
- the LOC104791948 gene encoding pentatricopeptide repeat-containing protein At3g56550, with amino-acid sequence MSEKAKVIVRMLQGCNSMNKLRKIHSHVIVNGLQHHPSIFDNLLRFCAVSVTGSLSYALLLFDRFDSSDPSTSAWNSLIRGFSVSSSPLSSLLFYNRMLHSSVSRPDIFTFSFALKACERLRSIPKCLELHGSIIRSGFPAHANVSTCLVRCYSANASVDIASKLFDEMPVRDLVSWNAMISCFSHAGLHHQALGMYKRMVNEGVCLDAYSLVALLSSCAHVSALNMGVMLHRIACDIRCESSVFVSNALIDMYAKCGSLENAVGVFNGMHKRDVLTWNSMIIGYGVHGYGVEAISFFRKMVASGVRPNAITFLGLLLGCSHQGLVNEGVEYFEIMSSQFHVIPNIKHYGCMVDLYGRAGQLAKALEMIHASSCHEDPVLWRTLLGSCKIHSNLELGEVAMKKLVQLKAFNAGDYVLMTSIYSAANDALGFASMRKLIRRHDLRTVPGWSWIEIGDQVHKFVVDDKMHPESALIYSELREVIHRAILAGYKPEDSSRAAPTLSDRFLGSADTFHSEKLAIAYGLMRTPAGTTLRITKNLRVCRDCHSFTKCVSKAFGRKIIVRDRVRFHHFAGAVCSCNEYW; translated from the coding sequence atgagCGAGAAAGCGAAAGTGATAGTGAGAATGCTACAAGGTTGCAACAGCATGAACAAGCTCCGTAAGATCCATTCTCATGTCATCGTCAATGGTCTCCAACACCATCCTTCCATCTTTGACAATCTCCTCCGCTTCTGCGCCGTCTCCGTCACCGGTTCTCTGTCTTACGCTCTCCTTCTATTCGACCGTTTCGATTCTTCTGATCCATCAACTTCGGCTTGGAACTCCCTTATCCGTGGCTTCTCCGtttcctcttctcctctctcttcgcTTCTCTTCTACAATCGAATGCTTCACTCCTCTGTTTCACGTCCCGATATCTTCACTTTCAGTTTTGCTCTCAAAGCCTGTGAGAGGCTGCGTTCGATTCCGAAATGTTTGGAGCTTCACGGTTCGATTATTCGTTCTGGATTTCCTGCTCATGCCAATGTTTCCACTTGCCTCGTTCGTTGTTATTCTGCGAATGCGAGTGTTGATATTGCATCCAaactgttcgacgaaatgcctgtGAGAGATTTGGTTTCTTGGAACGCTATGATCTCTTGCTTTTCTCATGCTGGTTTACATCATCAGGCGTTGGGTATGTACAAGCGAATGGTAAATGAAGGTGTGTGCCTCGACGCTTACTCGCTAGTTGCTTTGTTATCTTCTTGTGCTCACGTTAGTGCTTTGAATATGGGAGTTATGCTACACAGGATCGCCTGTGACATTCGATGTGAGAGTAGTGTCTTTGTGAGTAATGCTCTTATCGATATGTATGCAAAATGTGGTAGCCTTGAAAATGCTGTTGGTGTTTTTAATGGTATGCACAAGAGAGATGTGTTGACCTGGAACTCAATGATTATTGGGTATGGAGTTCATGGGTATGGCGTAGAGGCTATATCTTTTTTTAGAAAGATGGTGGCTTCTGGGGTTAGACCCAATGCCATTACATTCCTTGGGTTGTTGCTAGGTTGCAGTCATCAAGGTCTAGTTAACGAAGGAGTTGAGTATTTTGAAATCATGAGTTCACAGTTCCATGTGATCCCGAACATTAAACACTATGGATGCATGGTGGATCTCTATGGACGTGCAGGTCAGCTAGCAAAGGCCCTCGAGATGATACACGCGTCTTCCTGCCATGAAGATCCTGTATTATGGAGAACCTTGCTTGGCTCTTGCAAAATCCATAGTAATTTGGAATTAGGAGAAGTGGCCATGAAGAAATTGGTGCAGCTCAAGGCTTTCAATGCAGGGGATTATGTGCTTATGACTTCGATATACTCTGCAGCGAATGATGCGCTAGGTTTTGCTAGTATGCGAAAACTAATAAGACGTCATGATTTACGGACAGTTCCAGGCTGGAGCTGGATTGAGATTGGCGATCAAGTTCACAAATTTGTTGTTGATGACAAAATGCATCCAGAGTCTGCACTTATTTACTCAGAACTCAGAGAAGTAATCCACCGTGCCATTTTAGCTGGTTACAAGCCAGAGGACTCAAGCAGAGCTGCTCCTACTCTCTCTGACCGGTTTTTAGGATCTGCAGATACATTTCACAGTGAAAAATTGGCTATTGCATATGGATTGATGAGAACTCCTGCAGGAACAACTCTCCGGATCACAAAGAATCTGAGAGTTTGCAGAGATTGCCATTCTTTTACAAAATGTGTATCAAAAGCTTTCGGTCGGAAAATTATTGTAAGGGATAGAGTTCGATTTCATCACTTTGCAGGTGCTGTTTGTTCTTGCAACGAGTACTGGTGA